Proteins found in one Hypericibacter terrae genomic segment:
- a CDS encoding ABC transporter permease, which yields MKQSRIGPWLAIAIGTVYFVVPLIATFEFSLRLRRGEYSFEAYEIVLGDPRFQESFLYSTVQAIATIIVGALLIVPTAYFIRLRLPKLRPIVEFITLLPLVIPAIVIVFGYLRLYNSSSWIPLTATTRTSDLLLTFSYVVLALPYMYRAVDTGLRAIDVRTLTEAAENLGASWITIMFRVIFPNVKVAILSGAFLTFAIVIGEFTMASLLDRPAFGPYLQLIGANRAYEPSALAIIAFIVTWACMGLINLFGRGPQTAKR from the coding sequence ATGAAGCAGTCGCGCATCGGTCCGTGGCTCGCCATCGCCATCGGCACCGTCTATTTCGTCGTCCCTCTGATCGCGACCTTCGAGTTCTCCCTGCGCCTGCGCCGCGGCGAATACAGCTTCGAAGCGTACGAGATCGTGCTGGGAGATCCGCGCTTTCAGGAGAGCTTCCTCTATTCGACCGTTCAGGCGATCGCGACCATCATCGTCGGTGCGCTGCTGATCGTGCCGACGGCCTATTTCATCCGGCTGCGCCTGCCAAAGCTCCGGCCGATCGTCGAGTTCATCACCCTGTTGCCGCTGGTGATTCCCGCCATCGTGATCGTGTTCGGCTACCTGCGGCTCTATAACAGCTCCTCCTGGATCCCGCTCACCGCCACCACGCGCACCAGCGACCTCCTCCTCACCTTCAGCTATGTCGTCCTGGCCCTGCCCTACATGTACCGGGCGGTCGATACCGGGTTGCGGGCGATCGACGTTCGCACGCTGACCGAGGCTGCCGAGAATCTCGGCGCCAGCTGGATCACCATCATGTTCAGGGTAATCTTCCCGAACGTGAAGGTCGCGATTCTGAGCGGCGCCTTCCTGACCTTCGCCATCGTGATCGGCGAATTCACCATGGCGAGTCTCCTGGACCGCCCCGCCTTCGGCCCCTATTTGCAGCTCATTGGCGCCAACCGCGCCTACGAGCCTTCGGCCCTGGCGATCATCGCTTTCATCGTGACCTGGGCCTGCATGGGCCTGATCAATCTTTTCGGACGGGGACCGCAGACGGCCAAGCGCTGA
- a CDS encoding DUF3313 domain-containing protein has protein sequence MKNKRTNFARAAIVAVGIALLTTACSTTKETADFKLAPGFLPKPDLLKRGGPGEYAYIYDNTAVSQAGYNKVILEPVMIWTTPNSTLDRVSAEKRQALANDFYGNLYEKLSTHCQMVNIPTPGAIKIRVALVDAEQSDPLANTISTYVPQAHVLNSLTAFAFDDGIGAFAGTATAESYASDATGGPKTGTLLWEAADRRGGANQIGTNTLNSWGDVREAFQAWSEQAAQGLVKRGICYQ, from the coding sequence ATGAAGAACAAGAGAACGAACTTTGCCCGCGCAGCGATCGTCGCGGTCGGCATCGCGCTGCTGACGACAGCCTGCTCGACGACGAAGGAGACCGCGGACTTCAAGCTGGCGCCGGGCTTCCTGCCGAAGCCGGACCTTCTGAAGCGCGGCGGGCCGGGAGAGTACGCGTACATCTACGACAACACCGCGGTCAGCCAGGCCGGCTACAACAAGGTCATCCTCGAGCCTGTCATGATCTGGACGACACCGAACTCGACGCTCGATCGCGTGTCGGCGGAAAAGCGCCAGGCGCTGGCCAACGACTTCTACGGCAATCTCTACGAGAAGCTCTCGACACATTGCCAGATGGTCAACATTCCGACACCGGGCGCCATCAAGATTCGCGTGGCGCTGGTGGATGCCGAGCAATCCGATCCGCTCGCCAATACGATCTCGACCTATGTGCCCCAGGCCCATGTGCTGAATTCGCTCACGGCCTTCGCCTTCGACGACGGGATCGGCGCTTTCGCGGGTACGGCGACCGCCGAGAGCTATGCGTCGGACGCCACCGGAGGGCCGAAGACGGGCACGCTGTTATGGGAAGCCGCGGACAGACGCGGCGGGGCCAATCAGATCGGCACCAACACATTGAACTCTTGGGGCGATGTGCGGGAGGCCTTCCAGGCCTGGTCCGAGCAGGCGGCGCAAGGCCTGGTGAAGCGTGGTATCTGCTACCAGTAG
- a CDS encoding ABC transporter ATP-binding protein, with protein sequence MAFLDIKNLRKAYGANNVVENFNLAIDQGEFVSFLGPSGCGKTTTLRMVAGFEIPTAGTIEINGRDVTNLRPNQRNVGMVFQAYALFPNMTVAENVAFGLKVAKRPAAEIKDRVAEMLALIKLPQMGSRYPYQLSGGQQQRVALARALAIKPQVLLLDEPLSALDAKIRVSLREEIRNVQRKLGITTIYVTHDQEEALSMSDRIVVMNEGRMEQVGAPFEIYNYPRTRFVASFVGTLNIMRGKVIDGATGRIEIDGQQVATGKPIAASQPGQIRSVALRPEAVTLGNGAATTRNQMRGAIEEVHFLGSVVRIRVRFKEHAISLDTFNSPSAPPPERGQPVSVQFGREDLLVLEGAEPA encoded by the coding sequence ATGGCTTTTCTCGATATCAAGAACCTGCGCAAGGCCTATGGCGCCAACAACGTCGTCGAGAACTTCAATCTCGCGATCGACCAGGGCGAGTTCGTGTCCTTCCTCGGGCCCAGCGGTTGCGGGAAGACCACCACATTGCGCATGGTCGCCGGCTTCGAAATTCCCACCGCCGGCACGATCGAGATCAACGGAAGGGACGTCACGAACCTTCGGCCGAACCAGCGGAATGTCGGGATGGTGTTCCAGGCCTATGCCCTGTTCCCGAACATGACGGTGGCCGAAAATGTCGCCTTCGGCCTCAAGGTCGCCAAGCGCCCCGCGGCGGAGATCAAGGACCGCGTCGCGGAGATGCTGGCGCTGATCAAGCTGCCGCAGATGGGCAGCCGGTATCCCTATCAGCTCTCGGGCGGACAGCAACAGCGCGTGGCGCTGGCTCGCGCCCTGGCCATCAAACCGCAGGTGCTGCTGCTCGACGAGCCGCTTTCCGCGCTCGACGCCAAGATCCGCGTCTCGCTGCGCGAGGAGATCCGCAATGTGCAGCGCAAGCTCGGTATCACTACCATCTATGTGACGCACGACCAGGAAGAAGCGCTGTCGATGTCCGACCGAATCGTGGTCATGAACGAAGGCCGCATGGAGCAGGTCGGCGCGCCCTTCGAAATCTACAACTACCCCCGTACCCGCTTCGTCGCCTCCTTCGTCGGCACCTTGAACATCATGCGTGGCAAGGTGATCGACGGCGCCACCGGGCGGATCGAGATCGATGGGCAACAGGTCGCGACTGGCAAGCCGATAGCCGCGTCGCAGCCCGGCCAGATCCGGTCCGTGGCGCTACGTCCGGAAGCCGTGACGCTCGGCAACGGAGCCGCCACCACGCGCAATCAGATGCGGGGCGCGATCGAGGAGGTGCATTTCCTCGGCTCGGTGGTGCGCATCCGCGTCCGTTTCAAGGAACACGCCATCTCGCTCGATACCTTCAACAGCCCGAGCGCCCCGCCGCCCGAGCGTGGCCAGCCTGTCTCCGTGCAGTTCGGGCGCGAGGACCTGCTGGTGCTCGAGGGCGCCGAGCCCGCCTGA
- a CDS encoding AraC family transcriptional regulator — protein sequence MRHDFEIEQRLKNSYPLQAVAHADRVGGKAPIPIVQARTLERLAECLKGTDLKFDELCAHVGMPDVRLDRDDAFVPLREALMVEEEISKATGDTLLGLHLAERSGLGALGRHGRYISAAPTLGEAINRAISHVSDHIIGARLRMMRAGPNVLWCYELTPSVTVGRRHSNLFSLVLMRDVIRLAAGKAWMPDEILLEGPPLHDRQDLVRAFGCPIGWNAPVTALAFPRQLLARPLLQRAELQGEIAPGMGGSALQRHPSEFIHSLKCLVRSLLPVGPLDLSLLTRLSGLPARSLQRELGALGLSFSALLDQGRLELALELMRNPNHSLIDVGLELGYSDPANFTRAFKRWTGVAPGVYRRVALKVSEKTESARPAAAAE from the coding sequence TTGCGTCATGACTTCGAGATCGAGCAACGGCTGAAGAACTCGTATCCGCTGCAGGCGGTTGCGCATGCCGATCGGGTCGGCGGCAAGGCGCCCATTCCGATCGTTCAAGCGCGCACTCTCGAGCGGCTGGCCGAGTGCCTGAAAGGGACGGATCTGAAGTTCGACGAGCTCTGCGCCCATGTCGGCATGCCGGACGTCCGACTGGACCGCGACGATGCCTTCGTACCGCTCCGCGAAGCGCTGATGGTCGAGGAGGAAATCTCCAAGGCGACGGGCGACACTCTTCTGGGGTTGCATCTGGCGGAGCGATCGGGTCTCGGCGCGCTGGGCCGTCATGGCCGCTATATCAGTGCGGCGCCAACTCTCGGCGAGGCCATCAACCGGGCCATCAGCCATGTGAGCGACCATATCATCGGCGCAAGGCTGCGCATGATGCGCGCCGGACCGAATGTGCTCTGGTGCTACGAATTGACGCCCAGCGTGACGGTCGGGCGTCGGCACTCCAATTTGTTCTCGCTGGTGCTGATGCGGGATGTCATTCGTCTGGCTGCTGGCAAGGCCTGGATGCCGGACGAGATTCTTCTTGAGGGTCCGCCGCTGCACGATCGCCAGGATCTAGTGCGGGCCTTTGGCTGCCCCATCGGCTGGAATGCGCCGGTGACCGCTCTGGCATTTCCTCGGCAGCTCCTGGCTCGGCCGCTTCTGCAACGCGCCGAACTGCAGGGTGAGATCGCACCCGGCATGGGCGGGAGCGCGTTGCAGCGCCATCCTTCCGAGTTCATCCATTCGCTCAAATGCCTGGTGAGGTCGCTTCTGCCCGTGGGGCCTCTCGATCTTTCGCTGCTCACCCGCCTGAGCGGTCTTCCGGCGCGGAGTCTTCAGCGGGAGTTGGGTGCGCTTGGCCTCAGCTTTTCTGCCCTTCTCGATCAAGGACGCCTCGAATTGGCGCTCGAACTCATGCGCAATCCAAACCACAGCCTCATCGATGTGGGCCTCGAACTGGGCTATTCTGACCCTGCCAATTTCACGCGGGCCTTCAAGCGCTGGACGGGCGTGGCGCCCGGTGTCTACCGCCGCGTCGCACTCAAGGTTTCGGAGAAGACCGAATCCGCAAGACCTGCGGCGGCTGCGGAATGA